AAGCCGCAACCGTCTTCGACGACCCGCTGTCGACAACCTTTCCGGACGGGGCGCACTCGAAGACCGAGCGGCGATTCCTCACCATTGGGTTGTCGGCCAATCGGCAAGTGCTGGTTGTCGCACATTCCGGGGACGACGAGACAATCCGGATTATCAGCGCCAGACCCGTCACGCGGCGCGAGCGGAATTTCTATGAAGAAGACCAGCGCGAGTCGGAATGACGAATTGCTGCCAGAGTACGACTTCGCTTCGAT
The DNA window shown above is from Acidobacteriota bacterium and carries:
- a CDS encoding BrnT family toxin, encoding MVFAWDPSKATANVKKHGVDFREAATVFDDPLSTTFPDGAHSKTERRFLTIGLSANRQVLVVAHSGDDETIRIISARPVTRRERNFYEEDQRESE